In the genome of Cryptococcus deuterogattii R265 chromosome 6, complete sequence, one region contains:
- a CDS encoding niemann-Pick C1 protein produces MPAASSKSRTGRGVCAMRGTCGRTSMFSADLPCPDDNDATVPDQDLLDLMSSVCGPSYSLPDHVCCTYDQLSTLSDRLQQAAPLIASCPACINNFRSFYCDFTCSPDQSTFLSVTATQKTTEGKDAVKEVDYEVSSDFKQGFYDSCKDVQFGATNGFAMDLIGGGATNASGFLKYMGDLRPGLGSPFQINFPDNDDSAYGRAPLSCSDADDINARCACADCPSVCPSLPYIAPPSSKQCHVGAVSCLTFSLLIIYSVTILVGALLYIWKQAARHRQRRYERVALLDPPHSPTIQNGQGNGLDGLMGRNDDAESGPSGSIHFRLGRGASLLDPMEHLQPKQNKINATLRRFFYRLGLTCAKRPIEVFAITAFIVGLFNFGWKYFEVETDPVRLWVSPTSESASQKRFFDDSFGPFYKSEQVFITQSSGSPVNYDTLDWWLKAEAEINALKTIDGIGLEDICFAPAGKGTPCVIQSVSAWLGDDMEVWGEKWESRVSDCAARPGECLPPFGQPIDPKLILGGANGDWLKAKALVVTWVVNNYNDERAEPAEQWERKLRDYLGDLKRPGIKISYSTGVSLEEEINKSTNTDVKIVVLSYLVMFFYVSLTLGGGLPPSMIQAFAHRVYRLVIRIGVLLHLVKDASLEESAPPPDFRVIPTLLSVNSKFSLGLFGIAIVLIAVSSSVGLFSLLGVRVTLIIAEVIPFLVLAVGVDNVFILVHELDRQNSLHAAQQPDDDESVHSNGAQPSGTFLAPEERVARAVARMGPSIMLSSVTEVVAFALGALVPMPAVRNFAIYAAGSVLFGAVMQCTVFISAMTLDLRRSESMRIDCFPCIRLRPPVGLYDNEAPSRESMIKKFMRTVYAPSLLRNEVKQLVLVAFGGLFLAAIIGIQHITLGLDQRLALPSESYLVPYFNDVDSYLDVGPPVYFVTEGGDPSSRHGQQQLCGRFTTCLDLSVANSLEAERKRPDSSFIASPPAAWIDDFLQWTNPAFESCCRVKKRDPSVFCSPRDAERLCRPCFEGQEWDSTMNGLPEGEDFMRYLKQWLISPTNDECPLGGQAPYSGAVKLVPSNTTVAASHFRTYHTPLKSQADFINALAAARRISEDITHRTGVKVFPYSLFYVFFDQYEHITSMAIEVLFLAFVAVLVITSTLLGSWRTGGTVTFTCALAVINVMGVMGYWGISLNAISLVNLVISLGIAVEFCSHIARAFMGAGSGLPLDKLEGRKERDERAWTALVDVGPSVFSGITMTKLIGISVLALTRSKLLEVYYFRMWLSLILSGALHGLVLLPVLLSYLGGQGYPLEDTDEDWVTSQMRRPMDYEYAPFADTDSVDD; encoded by the exons ATGCCAGCCGCATCGTCCAAATCTAGGACGGGTAGAGGCGTATGTGCCATGAGGGGCACTTGCGGCAGAACCAGCATGTTCAGCGCAGATTTACCATGTCCCGACGACAACGATGCGACTGTC CCCGACCAAGATCTCCTAGATCTTATGTCTTCGGTTTGTGGCCCTTCCTATTCCCTCCCAGACCATGTTTGCTGTACCTATGACCAGCTCTCAACACTCTCTGATCGTTTGCAACAAGCTGCTCCTCTTATCGCATCTTGCCCTGCTTGTATTAATAATTTTCGGTCTTTCTATTGCGATTTTACCTGCTCTCCAGATCAGTCTACATTCCTATCTGTTACTGCAACACAAAAGACTACAGAGGGGAAAGATGCGGTGAAAGAAGTTGATTACGAGGTCAGTTCAGACTTCAAACAAGGCTTCTATGACAGCTGTAAGGACGTTCAGTTTGGTGCCACGAACGGCTTTGCTATGGACTTGATAGGAGGCGGAGCCACTAACGCCAGTGGCTTTTTGAAGTATATGGGAGACTTAAGGCCAGGATTGGGCTCACCGTTTCAGATAAATTTCCCGGACAATGATGATTCTGCGTACGGACGAGCGCCTCTGAGCTGTTCAGATGCAGATGACATCAATGCTCGATGTGCCTGTGCCGACTGCCCTTCCGTGTGTCCCTCGCTCCCTTATATTGCGCCACCTTCATCCAAGCAATGCCATGTGGGCGCCGTCTCTTGTCTCACCTTCTCTCTGCTTATCATCTATTCGGTCACTATCCTCGTAGGAGCACTGCTTTATATCTGGAAGCAGGCAGCCCGGCACCGACAAAGACGCTATGAACGCGTTGCGCTGCTTGATCCTCCGCATTCACCGACTATTCAGAACGGGCAGGGAAATGGGCTTGATGGTTTgatgggaaggaatgaCGATGCCGAATCCGGGCCGAGCGGCTCCATCCATTTCCGACTTGGTCGAGGAGCTAGCCTTCTTGATCCAATGGAACACCTGCAACCGAAGCAGAATAAGATCAATGCTACCCTTCGGCGGTTCTTCTATCGCCTCGGGTTGACTTGTGCAAAGCGACCCATTGAAGTCTTCGCCATCACGGCTTTTATTGTAGGGTTATTCAACTTTGGGTGGAAATATTTTGAGGTTGAAACGGATCCTGTACGGTTATGGGTATCACCGACAAGTGAAAGCGCATCCCAGAAGCGATTCTTCGATGATAGTTTCGGCCCGTTCTATAAATCCGAACAGGTATTCATAACCCAGTCTTCTGGATCGCCCGTAAACTACGATACCCTTGACTGGTGGCTCAAAGCGGAAGCTGAAATCAATGCGCTCAAGACGATTGATGGGATTGGATTGGAGGATATTTGCTTTGCGCCAGCTGGCAAGGGGACGCCATGCGTGATACAGAGTGTTTCGGCTTGGCTTGGAGATGACATGGAAGTATGGGGGGAAAAATGGGAATCGCGTGTCAGCGACTGTGCAGCTAGGCCGGGTGAATGTTTGCCACCATTCGGACAGCCCATTGATCCTAAACTTATACTGGGGGGAGCCAATGGAGATTGGCTGAAAGCCAAGGCTCTGGTTGTTACTTGGGTAGTCAACAATTACAATGACGAACGGGCCGAGCCAGCAGAACaatgggaaaggaagctGCGCGACTATCTGGGCGACTTGAAACGGCCTGGGATAAAGATCAGCTACTCGACGGGAGTTAGtctggaagaggagatcaACAAGAGCACCAACACCGATGTCAAGATTGTCGTGCTCTCTTATCTCGTCATGTTTTTCTATGTTTCCCTCACTCTTGGAGGTGGTCTCCCACCCAGCATGATACAAGCCTTCGCCCACAGAGTCTACCGCCTTGTCATTCGGATTGGGGTACTTTTGCATCTGGTCAAAGATGCCTCACTCGAGGAGAGTGCACCTCCTCCAGATTTCAGAGTTATCCCTACTCTACTTTCTGTCAACTCGAAATTTTCTCTGGGGTTGTTTGGTATCGCCATTGTTCTTATCGCTGTGTCCTCTTCCGTCggtctcttttccttgttggGCGTACGTGTCACTTTGATTATCGCCGAAGTTATACCGTTTCTTGTTCTCGCAGTGGGCGTTGATAacgtcttcatcttggtACACGAACTTGATCGACAAAACAGTTTACATGCGGCCCAACAgccagatgatgacgaATCTGTCCACAGCAACGGAGCCCAACCTTCTGGCACATTCCTCGCTCCTGAAGAGAGAGTGGCTCGGGCAGTCGCTAGGATGGGCCCATCCATCATGTTAAGCTCGGTTACCGAAGTGGTGgcctttgcccttggcGCTCTAGTCCCTATGCCCGCTGTACGCAATTTCGCTATTTATGCTGCTGGCAGTGTTCTGTTTGGCGCAGTGATGCAATGTACGGTTTTCATCAGCGCAATGACGCTAGACTTGCGACGTTCAGAG TCCATGAGGATTGATTGCTTCCCCTGTATCCGCCTCAGACCTCCTGTTGGTCTTTATGATAATGAAGCCCCATCACGTGAAAGTATGATCAAGAAGTTCATGCGTACAGTATACGCTCCTTCGCTACTCCGTAATGAAGTCAAGCAGTTAGTTTTGGTGGCATTCGGAGGTCTATTTTTGGCTGCCATCATCGGCATCCAACATATCACTCTCGGTCTTG ATCAACGTCTGGCTCTCCCATCCGAATCATACCTCGTCCCATACTTCAACGATGTTGATTCTTATCTTGATGTCGGACCACCTGTGTACTTTGTCACCGAAGGAGGTGATCCATCTTCCAGGCATGGACAGCAGCAACTTTGTGGCCGCTTCACTACCTGCCTCGACCTATCTGTAGCGAATAGTCTTGAAGCTGAGCGTAAACGTCCAGACAGTTCCTTCATCGCATCCCCTCCGGCTGCTTGGATTGATGACTTCCTGCAGTGGACCAATCCCGCTTTTGAGAGTTGCTGCAGAGTCAAGAAGCGAGACCCAAGCGTTTTCTGCTCACCTAGAGACGCGGAAAGGCTCTGCAGGCCTTGTTTCGAAGGTCAAGAATGGGACTCAACGATGAACGGTCTGccggaaggagaagatttcATGCGATACCTTAAACAATGGCTAATTTCACCGACAAACGATGAGTGTCCATTAGGTGGACAGGCGCCCTACAGTGGGGCAGTAAAATTAGTTCCAAGCAATACTACTGTCGCCGCTTCCCATTTTAGGACCTATCACACCCCGCTCAAGTCTCAAGCGGACTTCATTAATGCTTTAGCTGCCGCTCGACGAATTTCTGAAGATATCACTCATCGAACCGGCGTCAAGGTATTCCCATATTCATTGTTCTACGTCTTCTTTGATCAATACGAACACATCACTTCTATGGCCATCGAAgttcttttcctcgctTTTGTCGCTGTTCTAGTGATAACGTCTACACTCCTCGGGTCCTGGCGTACTGGAGGGACCGTAACCTTTACCTGTGCGCTAGCGGTCATTAATGTTATGGGTGTGATGGGGTATTGGGGTATCTCTTTGAATGCTATATCTTTGGTCAATTTAGTTATCAGTTTAGGAATAGCTGTGGAATTCTGTTCCCATATCGCAAGGGCTTTCATGGGGGCAGGATCTGGCCTCCCATTGGACAAACTGGAGGGACGTaaagagagggatgagCGAGCGTGGACCGCGCTGGTAGATGTAGGACCATCT GTGTTCTCGGGTATCACCATGACTAAGCTCATAGGCATATCCGTCCTGGCCTTGACTCGCTCCAAACTCCTGGAAGTATACTACTTCCGCATGTGGCTTTCTCTGATCCTATCGGGAGCCTTACATGGTCTGGTGTTGCTGCCAGTTCTTTTGAGTTACCTTGGAGGCCAAGGATACCCATTGGAGGATACAGATGAGGATTGGGTCACTAGTCAAATGAGAAGGCC GATGGATTATGAATACGCGCCCTTTGCAGACACGGACTCTGTAGATGATTAG